From one Anabas testudineus chromosome 21, fAnaTes1.2, whole genome shotgun sequence genomic stretch:
- the LOC113173445 gene encoding olfactory receptor 142-like, which translates to MENSTEVVSFVLAMYGDTGHLKYLYFMLALILYVSVISANTVLIVVIYLDQNLHEPMYLFLCSLFVNEIYGSTAILPCLMSQILSKTHEISLFFCFMQIFNIQTFVSVEFRTLTVMAYDRYTCICKPLHYNNIMTKRKAQIFILIIWIVSFVEIGVLLSFTVRLKFCGTVINKVSCGNHLVVALSCSSNIILSYLNDVVSGLIFGIAAPLCFISFTYAKILSVCLKASKETRMKAFDTCTPHLVSIMSLVFSCFYNLITPRFDMTFVPHLLRIILSIYVFLIQPILNPMIYGLKLTKIRQAFKKLCV; encoded by the coding sequence ATGGAAAACTCAACAGAGgttgtgtcatttgttttggcTATGTATGGTGACACAGGACACTTAAAGTACTTGTATTTCATGTTGGCATTGATTTTATATGTATCAGTCATTTCTGCCAACACAGTTCTTATTGTTGTTATATATCTGGATCAAAATCTACATGAGCCCATGTATCTATTTCTctgtagtttgtttgttaatgaaATATACGGCAGCACGGCTATTTTGCCCTGCTTGATGTCACAAATCTTATCAAAGACACATGaaatttctctctttttctgtttcatgcaaatatttaatattcaaacATTTGTATCTGTTGAATTTCGAACACTAACAGTCATGGCATATGACAGATACACATGTATCTGTAAGCCTTTACATTATAACAACATCATGACTAAAAGGAAAGCACAAATTTTCATACTTATTATATGGATAGTTTCTTTTGTAGAGATTGGagttttgttgtctttcacTGTCCGATTAAAGTTTTGTGGAACTGTTATCAACAAAGTGTCTTGCGGAAACCACCTTGTAGTTGCACTTTCTTGTTCATCAAACATAATATTGTCATATCTTAACGATGTGGTTTCTGGACTAATTTTCGGTATTGCTGctcctctttgttttatttcattcacatATGCAAagattttgtctgtgtgtttaaaagctTCCAAAGAGACCAGAATGAAGGCTTTTGATACCTGCACTCCGCATTTAGTTTCAATCAtgagtttagttttttcctgtttttataaTCTTATCACTCCAAGGTTTGATATGACGTTTGTTCCACATTTACTGCGTATTATTCTGTCAATATATGTGTTTCTCATTCAACCCATTCTAAATCCAATGATATATGGTCTCAAGCTGACAAAAATTAGGCAAGCGTTTAAAAAGTTGTGTGTATAA